Proteins found in one Acanthopagrus latus isolate v.2019 chromosome 3, fAcaLat1.1, whole genome shotgun sequence genomic segment:
- the gmeb1 gene encoding glucocorticoid modulatory element-binding protein 1 isoform X2: protein MATTEEVTVSMGEVVMVKTDGEGDSDDPNKTQVILQLQPITTGDESAAETDAAVMAVEAQPEQTEGDDVEIGCPITCGDCKAVLLVKKFVCPGINVKCVKYEDQLISPKQFVHISGKATLKDWKRAIRMGGVMLRKMMDSGQLDFYQHSTLCTNTCRSTKFDLLINNARFPPDGTGLTTPTSSQAQVVLGNGGVVGEDRAEILTGKMDWSSVSLESADKKESNEISEDTLNFWKGIADVGLLGEVVTNISTELLELLNGVQQRREPAALQDTDSCLVEVAVLSNLAQVFGLLDSVKKILERRRQQTDPCQEQILSTITNLEVQLEEQRKQQQVRALLSCPQPAKNKTPTKRQTKRPRLQRPASTTTLLTSSINQQATLQSQQFTVLSPISLSSVGQPFTMAGLAQSSNTVTLLPACSQLFTRYMVTGDGKADTITLHPSSGLTLVGTTAMQDSSQLGTMMSPLELVQFSQQAGGAEVVPIEGQVVDGTMLVQQEVMQGEVEAGQEHTVIEINPAPMEQAVGVMELQLTGESGRDGTTMMVQSGMEVTMAAGEEETQVQEVQTEGVQGLQLDESGQLSGVQIVVIGETQEETKVK from the exons ATGGCAACCACCGAGGAGGTCACGGTCTCCATGGGGGAAGTGGTGATGGTGAAGACTGACGGTGAAGGAGACTCAGATGACCCAAATAAGACTCAGGTCATCCTACAGCTTCAGCCAATCACCACTGG GGATgaatctgctgctgaaacagaTGCAGCTGTCATGGCTGTCGAAGCACAACCAG AACAAACTGAAGGAGACGATGTTGAGATTGGCTGTCCCATAACATGCGGCGACTGCAAAGCTGTGTTACTAGTGAAGAAATTTGTGTGCCCGGGAAtcaatgtaaaatgtgtaaag TATGAAGACCAGCTGATCAGCCCAAAGCAGTTTGTGCACATTTCTGGAAAAGCCACACTGAAGGACTGGAAGAGAGCCATCAGGATGGGTGGAGTCATGCTAAG AAAAATGATGGATTCAGGTCAGCTGGACTTCTACCAGCACAGCACACTGTGCACCAACACGTGTCGCAGCACAAAGTTTGACCTTCTAATCAACAACGCACGGTTTCCTCCTGACGGCACTGGACTCACCACACCCACGTCCTCTCAAG CTCAGGTGGTCCTGGGTAATGGCGGGGTGGTGGGTGAGGACCGGGCAGAGATTCTGACCGGGAAGATGGACTGGAGCTCAGTCTCACTGGAGTCTGCAGACAAGAAGGAATCTAATGAGATCTCAG agGACACGCTGAACTTCTGGAAGGGCATTGCTGATGTGGGTTTGCTGGGTGAAGTGGTGACCAACATCAGCACAGAGCTCCTGGAGCTGCTGAACGGTGTGCAGCAGCGCAGGGAACCGGCTGCCTTACAGGACACAG ATTCCTGTCTGGTAGAGGTGGCGGTGCTCAGTAACCTCGCCCAGGTGTTCGGCCTGCTCGACTCAGTCAAGAAGATCCTGGAGAGGAGAAGGCAGCAGACGGATCCCTGCCAGGAGCAGATCCTCAGCACGATCACCA ACCTGGAGGTGCAGTTGGAGgaacagaggaagcagcagcaggtgcgAGCTCTCCTGTCCTGCCCGCAGCctgccaaaaacaaaactcccaCCAAGCGACAGACTAAGCGACCTCGTCTCCAGCGGCccgcctccaccaccaccctcctgACCTCCTCCATCAACCAGCAGGCCACCCTGCAGTCCCAGCAGTTCACCGTACTTTCCCCaatctctctgtcctctgtgggTCAGCCATTCACCATGGCAGGCCTGGCCCAGTCCTCCAACACGGTCACCCTGCTCCCCGCTTGCTCGCAGCTCTTCACACGCTACATGGTGACTGGCGACGGAAAGGCGGACACCATCACCTTGCACCCCTCTTCGGGCCTTACGCTAGTGGGCACCACCGCCATGCAAGACTCCAGCCAGCTGGGCACGATGATGAGCCCCTTAGAGCTGGTGCAATTCAGCCAGCAGGCTGGCGGGGCAGAGGTGGTGCCCATAGAAGGCCAGGTGGTGGATGGCACCATGCTGGTGCAGCAGGAGGTGATGCAGGGTGAAGTGGAGGCCGGCCAGGAGCACACGGTAATTGAGATCAACCCTGCTCCGATGGAGCAGGCGGTGGGGGTTATGGAACTGCAGCTGACCGGGGAGTCGGGCAGGGACGGGACCACCATGATGGTCCAGAGCGGGATGGAGGTGACGAtggctgcaggagaggaggagacacaagTGCAGGAGGTGCAGACTGAAGGGGTTcaggggctgcagctggatgagaGCGGACAGTTGTCAGGTGTACAGATAGTTGTGATAGGTGAAACTCAGGAAGAAACCAAGGTGAAATGA
- the gmeb1 gene encoding glucocorticoid modulatory element-binding protein 1 isoform X3, which yields MATTEEVTVSMGEVVMVKTDGEGDSDDPNKTQVILQLQPITTGDESAAETDAAVMAVEAQPAEQTEGDDVEIGCPITCGDCKAVLLVKKFVCPGINVKCVKYEDQLISPKQFVHISGKATLKDWKRAIRMGGVMLRKMMDSGQLDFYQHSTLCTNTCRSTKFDLLINNARFPPDGTGLTTPTSSQAQVVLGNGGVVGEDRAEILTGKMDWSSVSLESADKKESNEISEDTLNFWKGIADVGLLGEVVTNISTELLELLNGVQQRREPAALQDTEVAVLSNLAQVFGLLDSVKKILERRRQQTDPCQEQILSTITNLEVQLEEQRKQQQVRALLSCPQPAKNKTPTKRQTKRPRLQRPASTTTLLTSSINQQATLQSQQFTVLSPISLSSVGQPFTMAGLAQSSNTVTLLPACSQLFTRYMVTGDGKADTITLHPSSGLTLVGTTAMQDSSQLGTMMSPLELVQFSQQAGGAEVVPIEGQVVDGTMLVQQEVMQGEVEAGQEHTVIEINPAPMEQAVGVMELQLTGESGRDGTTMMVQSGMEVTMAAGEEETQVQEVQTEGVQGLQLDESGQLSGVQIVVIGETQEETKVK from the exons ATGGCAACCACCGAGGAGGTCACGGTCTCCATGGGGGAAGTGGTGATGGTGAAGACTGACGGTGAAGGAGACTCAGATGACCCAAATAAGACTCAGGTCATCCTACAGCTTCAGCCAATCACCACTGG GGATgaatctgctgctgaaacagaTGCAGCTGTCATGGCTGTCGAAGCACAACCAG CAGAACAAACTGAAGGAGACGATGTTGAGATTGGCTGTCCCATAACATGCGGCGACTGCAAAGCTGTGTTACTAGTGAAGAAATTTGTGTGCCCGGGAAtcaatgtaaaatgtgtaaag TATGAAGACCAGCTGATCAGCCCAAAGCAGTTTGTGCACATTTCTGGAAAAGCCACACTGAAGGACTGGAAGAGAGCCATCAGGATGGGTGGAGTCATGCTAAG AAAAATGATGGATTCAGGTCAGCTGGACTTCTACCAGCACAGCACACTGTGCACCAACACGTGTCGCAGCACAAAGTTTGACCTTCTAATCAACAACGCACGGTTTCCTCCTGACGGCACTGGACTCACCACACCCACGTCCTCTCAAG CTCAGGTGGTCCTGGGTAATGGCGGGGTGGTGGGTGAGGACCGGGCAGAGATTCTGACCGGGAAGATGGACTGGAGCTCAGTCTCACTGGAGTCTGCAGACAAGAAGGAATCTAATGAGATCTCAG agGACACGCTGAACTTCTGGAAGGGCATTGCTGATGTGGGTTTGCTGGGTGAAGTGGTGACCAACATCAGCACAGAGCTCCTGGAGCTGCTGAACGGTGTGCAGCAGCGCAGGGAACCGGCTGCCTTACAGGACACAG AGGTGGCGGTGCTCAGTAACCTCGCCCAGGTGTTCGGCCTGCTCGACTCAGTCAAGAAGATCCTGGAGAGGAGAAGGCAGCAGACGGATCCCTGCCAGGAGCAGATCCTCAGCACGATCACCA ACCTGGAGGTGCAGTTGGAGgaacagaggaagcagcagcaggtgcgAGCTCTCCTGTCCTGCCCGCAGCctgccaaaaacaaaactcccaCCAAGCGACAGACTAAGCGACCTCGTCTCCAGCGGCccgcctccaccaccaccctcctgACCTCCTCCATCAACCAGCAGGCCACCCTGCAGTCCCAGCAGTTCACCGTACTTTCCCCaatctctctgtcctctgtgggTCAGCCATTCACCATGGCAGGCCTGGCCCAGTCCTCCAACACGGTCACCCTGCTCCCCGCTTGCTCGCAGCTCTTCACACGCTACATGGTGACTGGCGACGGAAAGGCGGACACCATCACCTTGCACCCCTCTTCGGGCCTTACGCTAGTGGGCACCACCGCCATGCAAGACTCCAGCCAGCTGGGCACGATGATGAGCCCCTTAGAGCTGGTGCAATTCAGCCAGCAGGCTGGCGGGGCAGAGGTGGTGCCCATAGAAGGCCAGGTGGTGGATGGCACCATGCTGGTGCAGCAGGAGGTGATGCAGGGTGAAGTGGAGGCCGGCCAGGAGCACACGGTAATTGAGATCAACCCTGCTCCGATGGAGCAGGCGGTGGGGGTTATGGAACTGCAGCTGACCGGGGAGTCGGGCAGGGACGGGACCACCATGATGGTCCAGAGCGGGATGGAGGTGACGAtggctgcaggagaggaggagacacaagTGCAGGAGGTGCAGACTGAAGGGGTTcaggggctgcagctggatgagaGCGGACAGTTGTCAGGTGTACAGATAGTTGTGATAGGTGAAACTCAGGAAGAAACCAAGGTGAAATGA
- the gmeb1 gene encoding glucocorticoid modulatory element-binding protein 1 isoform X1, translated as MATTEEVTVSMGEVVMVKTDGEGDSDDPNKTQVILQLQPITTGDESAAETDAAVMAVEAQPAEQTEGDDVEIGCPITCGDCKAVLLVKKFVCPGINVKCVKYEDQLISPKQFVHISGKATLKDWKRAIRMGGVMLRKMMDSGQLDFYQHSTLCTNTCRSTKFDLLINNARFPPDGTGLTTPTSSQAQVVLGNGGVVGEDRAEILTGKMDWSSVSLESADKKESNEISEDTLNFWKGIADVGLLGEVVTNISTELLELLNGVQQRREPAALQDTDSCLVEVAVLSNLAQVFGLLDSVKKILERRRQQTDPCQEQILSTITNLEVQLEEQRKQQQVRALLSCPQPAKNKTPTKRQTKRPRLQRPASTTTLLTSSINQQATLQSQQFTVLSPISLSSVGQPFTMAGLAQSSNTVTLLPACSQLFTRYMVTGDGKADTITLHPSSGLTLVGTTAMQDSSQLGTMMSPLELVQFSQQAGGAEVVPIEGQVVDGTMLVQQEVMQGEVEAGQEHTVIEINPAPMEQAVGVMELQLTGESGRDGTTMMVQSGMEVTMAAGEEETQVQEVQTEGVQGLQLDESGQLSGVQIVVIGETQEETKVK; from the exons ATGGCAACCACCGAGGAGGTCACGGTCTCCATGGGGGAAGTGGTGATGGTGAAGACTGACGGTGAAGGAGACTCAGATGACCCAAATAAGACTCAGGTCATCCTACAGCTTCAGCCAATCACCACTGG GGATgaatctgctgctgaaacagaTGCAGCTGTCATGGCTGTCGAAGCACAACCAG CAGAACAAACTGAAGGAGACGATGTTGAGATTGGCTGTCCCATAACATGCGGCGACTGCAAAGCTGTGTTACTAGTGAAGAAATTTGTGTGCCCGGGAAtcaatgtaaaatgtgtaaag TATGAAGACCAGCTGATCAGCCCAAAGCAGTTTGTGCACATTTCTGGAAAAGCCACACTGAAGGACTGGAAGAGAGCCATCAGGATGGGTGGAGTCATGCTAAG AAAAATGATGGATTCAGGTCAGCTGGACTTCTACCAGCACAGCACACTGTGCACCAACACGTGTCGCAGCACAAAGTTTGACCTTCTAATCAACAACGCACGGTTTCCTCCTGACGGCACTGGACTCACCACACCCACGTCCTCTCAAG CTCAGGTGGTCCTGGGTAATGGCGGGGTGGTGGGTGAGGACCGGGCAGAGATTCTGACCGGGAAGATGGACTGGAGCTCAGTCTCACTGGAGTCTGCAGACAAGAAGGAATCTAATGAGATCTCAG agGACACGCTGAACTTCTGGAAGGGCATTGCTGATGTGGGTTTGCTGGGTGAAGTGGTGACCAACATCAGCACAGAGCTCCTGGAGCTGCTGAACGGTGTGCAGCAGCGCAGGGAACCGGCTGCCTTACAGGACACAG ATTCCTGTCTGGTAGAGGTGGCGGTGCTCAGTAACCTCGCCCAGGTGTTCGGCCTGCTCGACTCAGTCAAGAAGATCCTGGAGAGGAGAAGGCAGCAGACGGATCCCTGCCAGGAGCAGATCCTCAGCACGATCACCA ACCTGGAGGTGCAGTTGGAGgaacagaggaagcagcagcaggtgcgAGCTCTCCTGTCCTGCCCGCAGCctgccaaaaacaaaactcccaCCAAGCGACAGACTAAGCGACCTCGTCTCCAGCGGCccgcctccaccaccaccctcctgACCTCCTCCATCAACCAGCAGGCCACCCTGCAGTCCCAGCAGTTCACCGTACTTTCCCCaatctctctgtcctctgtgggTCAGCCATTCACCATGGCAGGCCTGGCCCAGTCCTCCAACACGGTCACCCTGCTCCCCGCTTGCTCGCAGCTCTTCACACGCTACATGGTGACTGGCGACGGAAAGGCGGACACCATCACCTTGCACCCCTCTTCGGGCCTTACGCTAGTGGGCACCACCGCCATGCAAGACTCCAGCCAGCTGGGCACGATGATGAGCCCCTTAGAGCTGGTGCAATTCAGCCAGCAGGCTGGCGGGGCAGAGGTGGTGCCCATAGAAGGCCAGGTGGTGGATGGCACCATGCTGGTGCAGCAGGAGGTGATGCAGGGTGAAGTGGAGGCCGGCCAGGAGCACACGGTAATTGAGATCAACCCTGCTCCGATGGAGCAGGCGGTGGGGGTTATGGAACTGCAGCTGACCGGGGAGTCGGGCAGGGACGGGACCACCATGATGGTCCAGAGCGGGATGGAGGTGACGAtggctgcaggagaggaggagacacaagTGCAGGAGGTGCAGACTGAAGGGGTTcaggggctgcagctggatgagaGCGGACAGTTGTCAGGTGTACAGATAGTTGTGATAGGTGAAACTCAGGAAGAAACCAAGGTGAAATGA